A single region of the Oenococcus kitaharae DSM 17330 genome encodes:
- the pyk gene encoding pyruvate kinase, with the protein MKKTKIVSTLGPASNDLKTISALINNGINVARFNFSHGDHDEHASRMALVHEAEKKTGKLIGFMLDTKGAEIRTTVQDTPTGKIEFKQGDKLRISMNEKLKGTKDKIAVTYKGLYDDVKVGGKVLFDDGIIEMTVTDKDVEKRELLVEVDNDGVLGGRKGVNAPGVAINLPGITEKDKSDIEFGLEQGIDFIAASFVRKAEDVLDIRKLLKKHHQEKHVMIFPKIESQEGIDNFESIIEVSDGLMVPRGDMGVEIPYEEVPVIQKKMIRYMNRLGKPVITATQMLDSMIENPRATRAEINDVENAVWDGTDATMLSGESANGSWPVEAVKTMATSDEYAEDHVRDDGNRIDLHNEPKTSDTEVLAQAAVDAAREAGAKAIVASTASGYTARLISKYRPDMPILAITYDELTARSLTINYAVYPVVEEAPETTDDMIELAKKTAHDKKLAKKGDTIVVTAGLPIKTPGTTNLIHVVKL; encoded by the coding sequence ATGAAAAAGACAAAAATTGTTTCCACCTTAGGACCTGCTTCAAATGATCTTAAGACTATTTCCGCGTTGATTAATAATGGGATTAATGTTGCCCGTTTTAACTTCAGCCATGGTGATCATGATGAACATGCCAGTCGAATGGCTTTGGTTCACGAAGCTGAAAAAAAGACTGGTAAATTGATTGGTTTCATGCTTGATACGAAGGGCGCTGAAATCAGAACAACCGTCCAGGATACACCAACTGGAAAAATCGAGTTCAAGCAAGGCGATAAGCTGCGCATTTCCATGAATGAGAAATTAAAGGGTACCAAAGACAAGATCGCCGTTACTTATAAGGGATTGTACGACGATGTCAAAGTTGGCGGTAAAGTTTTGTTTGATGACGGAATTATCGAAATGACTGTCACAGACAAAGACGTTGAGAAAAGGGAATTGCTCGTCGAAGTCGATAACGATGGCGTTCTTGGTGGCAGAAAGGGTGTTAATGCACCTGGTGTTGCTATCAACTTGCCTGGTATCACTGAGAAAGACAAGTCAGATATCGAATTCGGCCTAGAACAAGGCATTGATTTCATCGCTGCTTCATTCGTACGTAAAGCCGAAGACGTTCTTGATATCCGCAAACTTCTTAAAAAGCATCATCAAGAAAAGCATGTCATGATCTTCCCTAAGATTGAATCTCAAGAAGGAATTGATAACTTTGAATCTATCATTGAAGTTTCTGATGGATTGATGGTTCCTCGTGGCGACATGGGTGTCGAAATTCCTTACGAAGAAGTCCCTGTTATTCAAAAGAAAATGATTCGTTACATGAACCGCCTTGGCAAACCTGTCATCACAGCAACTCAGATGTTGGACTCGATGATTGAGAACCCTCGTGCTACTCGTGCTGAAATCAACGATGTTGAAAACGCCGTTTGGGACGGCACCGATGCTACCATGCTTTCTGGCGAATCTGCTAATGGTTCATGGCCTGTAGAAGCTGTTAAGACGATGGCGACATCTGATGAATATGCTGAAGACCATGTTCGCGATGATGGCAATCGTATTGATTTGCATAATGAACCAAAGACAAGCGATACAGAAGTCTTGGCTCAAGCTGCTGTTGATGCAGCTCGTGAAGCTGGTGCTAAAGCCATTGTTGCTTCAACTGCTTCTGGATATACAGCACGTTTGATTTCCAAGTACCGTCCAGACATGCCGATTCTGGCCATCACTTATGACGAATTGACTGCACGTTCATTGACGATCAATTACGCGGTTTATCCAGTTGTTGAAGAAGCACCTGAGACCACAGACGATATGATCGAATTAGCTAAAAAGACAGCTCACGACAAGAAATTGGCTAAAAAAGGCGATACGATCGTAGTCACAGCTGGTCTGCCTATCAAGACACCTGGCACAACCAACTTGATTCATGTTGTTAAACTTTAA